One window of the Microplitis demolitor isolate Queensland-Clemson2020A chromosome 10, iyMicDemo2.1a, whole genome shotgun sequence genome contains the following:
- the LOC103571391 gene encoding uncharacterized protein LOC103571391 isoform X1 has translation MEDFNDAVDGKLASRMRQVNPEQFYTLVKMHLSFELDINTDENDPVMEKAKLKRWGLLNFSKKPKSVMNLHQQKGIASYEGTILTSEGINQVKLLMEYLSKEQCINQEGIFRRTGKLKRQQDLKSLLYQGHLLNLDDGIYSVHDCASVLKSFLAELSEPLLTESHYPVHCQLAELCNSDSTIIDSRLLNSIQLLLLLLPSNNRILLKHLLNLLNQTASYESSNKMNCDTLATLFTPHLMCPRKLSPEALHINSQHLSCLVAFMIKKGEELFEIPVKLATDIRAYWVEQERKLLSPNNKDLNESMSDTTGTAHTVFSFVDHKLTAKANSTEDTQAALAQLYAHIQAMPESAKKRRLVKQFNKENGQGTPRHIKQQIRTKSLGDSIKKHIFQKKILGSKKLIDINIGCNISRSSSEENLQFDKYSNKKSMLSTQKLLSKSDDELSTDSFISIESDNLIHSKCISNRTGCIITPISERKEKKEMRLLDFDDNENDHSACLKSATNGPQDLLNELKSSKNMNKKSDISIEEFDDLIGTEKRHLVNITNKVRRHSSEPKDIFSFQFDDGSASASISSKSDSILHVKISPRKEMLTTPDLLDNAETTTSHCKNINKMRHSASPKIKTKNWLAHSAAHTSTPSDFLRRNLPHDYGLTPITNNDKSMSPITQSATKMTKAMQETMMTPRSRKPVMILSGTNICNLSNVNKADGQCDPANQLKVVNIDIDGDGSSDSINQKSLILKTGSIDSKKVPSDVHLEQYIDPLCPTITELNVTDLNDDFIKTEPSCMSITSTFREYLLSRSVLTASPVDLSFTSRTDDYEQSESDLNVLDENGLSDSLLHCLDGNIPSSDTSGVVSGSTNNSLNNSTEKVQECNPSPRKRGTSLQRNDSKRLIKRCEQLGESQEDDNNVIVSPDNEMTINSINFKDTFQETSF, from the exons atggaaGATTTTAATGATGCTGTTGATGGTAAACTTGCTTCGCGAATGCGACAAGTTAATCCAGAACAATTTTATACTCTTGTCAAGATGCATCTGTCATTTGAATTAGATATTAATACGGATGA AAATGATCCGGTAATGGAGAAAGCTAAACTAAAAAGATGGGGCTTGTTAAACTTCTCAAAAAAACCGAAATCAGTGATGAATTTACACCAACAAAAAGGCATTGCGAGTTATGAAGGTACTATATTAACTTCAGAAGGAATTAATCAAGTCAAACTCCTGATGGAATATCTATCTAAAGAACAAT GTATTAATCAAGAGGGAATATTCCGGAGAACAGGAAAATTAAAACGTCAACAAGACTTAAAGTCACTTCTCTACCAAGGTCATCTACTGAATCTCGACGATGGCATCTATAGTGTCCACGATTGTGCTTCCGTATTAAAGAGTTTCCTAGCAGAACTATCCGAACCATTATTAACAGAATCACATTATCCAGTTCATTGTCAATTAGCTG AATTGTGCAACTCAGACTCAACTATAATCGACTCCAGACTTTTGAATTCGATTCAattgcttttattattattgccatCAAATAAtcggattttattaaaacaccTGCTTAATCTTCTTAATCAAACAGCTTCATATGAAAGCAGCAATAAAATGAACTGTGATACATTAGCAACCCTCTTTACTCCGCACTTAATGTGCCCCAGAAAATTATCACCTGAAGCACTGCATATCAATTCACAGCATTTATCATGCTTAGTGgcatttatgataaaaaaaggaGAAGAATTATTTGAGATACCTGTTAAATTAGCAACTGATATACGAGCGTACTGGGTTGAAcaggaaagaaaattattgagcCCCAACAACAAAgat TTAAATGAATCAATGTCCGACACAACGGGTACAGCGCATACAGTATTCAGTTTTGTTGATCATAAATTGACAGCTAAAGCTAATTCGACTGAAGACACACAAGCAGCATTAGCACAGTTGTATGCTCATATACAGGCAATGCCTGAATCAGCTAAAAAACGTCGTTTagtaaaacaatttaataagGAAAATGGACAAGGTACACCACGTcatattaaacaacaaatacgCACAAAAAGTCTTGGtgattctataaaaaaacatatttttcaaaaaaaaatattgggcagtaaaaaattaattgatattaatattgggTGTAATATAAGTAGATCGAGTAgtgaagaaaatttacaattcgaC AAATATAGTAACAAAAAGTCAATGCTGTCAacgcaaaaattattaagtaaatcaGATGATGAACTTAGTACTGATAGTTTTATATCAATTGAAAGTGATAACCTTATTCATTCAAAGTGTATAAGTAATAGAACTGGCTGTATTATTACACCAATTAGTGaacgtaaagaaaaaaaagaaatgcgTCTTTTAGACTTCGATGATAATGAGAATGATCATAGTGCATGTTTGAAGTCGGCTACGAATGGTCCACAAGATTTACTAAATGAGTTGAAGTCTtccaaaaatatgaataagaAATCTGATATATCTATTGAAGAATTTGATGATTTAATAGGAACAGAGAAACGgcatttagtaaatattacgaATAAAGTTCGCCGTCACAGTAGTGAACCaaaagatatattttcattcCAGTTCGATGATGGAAGTGCTTCTGCCTCCATATCCAGTAAATCGGATTCAATTTTGCATGTTAAAATTTCACCGAGAAAAGAAATGTTGACAACACCAGATTTATTGGACAATGCAGAAACGACTACTAgtcattgtaaaaatataaataaaatgagacACAGTGCGTCGcccaaaataaaaactaaaaattggcTAGCACATAGTGCGGCACACACGTCAACGCCATCAGATTTCTTACGTCGTAATTTACCTCATGATTATGGATTAACTCCTATAACTAATAACGATAAAAGCATGAGTCCTATTACTCAAAGTGCGACTAAAATGACTAAAGCTATGCAG gagACAATGATGACACCAAGATCAAGAAAGCCAGTAATGATATTATCTGGAACAAATATTTGTAATCTTTCAAATGTGAACAAAGCTGATGGTCAATGTGATCCTGCTAATCAATTAAAAGTtgttaatattgatattgacGGTGACGGCAGTAGTGATTCAATTAATCAAAAGTCACTGATATTAAAAACAGGTAGTATTGACAGTAAAAAAGTGCCTTCTGATGTCCATTTAGAACAATATATAGATCCTCTATGTCCAACTATTACAGAACTGAATGTAACTGATCTAAATGATGATTTTATCAAGACAGAACCAAGTTGTATGTCAATAACGAGTACTTTTAgggaatatttattatctcgAAGTGTTTTAACAGCAAGTCCAGTAGATTTAAGCTTTACATCACGTACGGACGATTATGAACAATCAGAATCTGACTTAAATGTACTAGATGAAAATGGGTTGTCTGATAGTTTATTACATTGTTTAGACGGTAATATTCCAAGTTCTGATACATCTGGAGTAGTTTCTGGTAGCACTAATAATAGTCTTAATAACTCAACGGAAAAAGTCCAAGAATGTAATCCATCACCCCGGAAACGTGGTACGAGTTTGCAACGTAATGACTCGAAACGTTTAATTAAACGTTGTGAACAACTGGGCGAATCACAAGAAGATGATAATAATGTGATAGTAAGTCCAGATAATGAAATGactataaattcaattaatttcaaagACACTTTTCAAGAAACTtcattttag
- the LOC103571391 gene encoding uncharacterized protein LOC103571391 isoform X2 — translation MEDFNDAVDGKLASRMRQVNPEQFYTLVKMHLSFELDINTDENDPVMEKAKLKRWGLLNFSKKPKSVMNLHQQKGIASYEGTILTSEGINQVKLLMEYLSKEQCINQEGIFRRTGKLKRQQDLKSLLYQGHLLNLDDGIYSVHDCASVLKSFLAELSEPLLTESHYPVHCQLAELCNSDSTIIDSRLLNSIQLLLLLLPSNNRILLKHLLNLLNQTASYESSNKMNCDTLATLFTPHLMCPRKLSPEALHINSQHLSCLVAFMIKKGEELFEIPVKLATDIRAYWVEQERKLLSPNNKDLNESMSDTTGTAHTVFSFVDHKLTAKANSTEDTQAALAQLYAHIQAMPESAKKRRLVKQFNKENGQGTPRHIKQQIRTKSLGDSIKKHIFQKKILGSKKLIDINIGCNISRSSSEENLQFDKYSNKKSMLSTQKLLSKSDDELSTDSFISIESDNLIHSKCISNRTGCIITPISERKEKKEMRLLDFDDNENDHSACLKSATNGPQDLLNELKSSKNMNKKSDISIEEFDDLIGTEKRHLVNITNKVRRHSSEPKDIFSFQFDDGSASASISSKSDSILHVKISPRKEMLTTPDLLDNAETTTSHCKNINKMRHSASPKIKTKNWLAHSAAHTSTPSDFLRRNLPHDYGLTPITNNDKSMSPITQSATKMTKAMQETMMTPRSRKPVMILSGTNICNLSNVNKADGQCDPANQLKVVNIDIDGDGSSDSINQKSLILKTELNVTDLNDDFIKTEPSCMSITSTFREYLLSRSVLTASPVDLSFTSRTDDYEQSESDLNVLDENGLSDSLLHCLDGNIPSSDTSGVVSGSTNNSLNNSTEKVQECNPSPRKRGTSLQRNDSKRLIKRCEQLGESQEDDNNVIVSPDNEMTINSINFKDTFQETSF, via the exons atggaaGATTTTAATGATGCTGTTGATGGTAAACTTGCTTCGCGAATGCGACAAGTTAATCCAGAACAATTTTATACTCTTGTCAAGATGCATCTGTCATTTGAATTAGATATTAATACGGATGA AAATGATCCGGTAATGGAGAAAGCTAAACTAAAAAGATGGGGCTTGTTAAACTTCTCAAAAAAACCGAAATCAGTGATGAATTTACACCAACAAAAAGGCATTGCGAGTTATGAAGGTACTATATTAACTTCAGAAGGAATTAATCAAGTCAAACTCCTGATGGAATATCTATCTAAAGAACAAT GTATTAATCAAGAGGGAATATTCCGGAGAACAGGAAAATTAAAACGTCAACAAGACTTAAAGTCACTTCTCTACCAAGGTCATCTACTGAATCTCGACGATGGCATCTATAGTGTCCACGATTGTGCTTCCGTATTAAAGAGTTTCCTAGCAGAACTATCCGAACCATTATTAACAGAATCACATTATCCAGTTCATTGTCAATTAGCTG AATTGTGCAACTCAGACTCAACTATAATCGACTCCAGACTTTTGAATTCGATTCAattgcttttattattattgccatCAAATAAtcggattttattaaaacaccTGCTTAATCTTCTTAATCAAACAGCTTCATATGAAAGCAGCAATAAAATGAACTGTGATACATTAGCAACCCTCTTTACTCCGCACTTAATGTGCCCCAGAAAATTATCACCTGAAGCACTGCATATCAATTCACAGCATTTATCATGCTTAGTGgcatttatgataaaaaaaggaGAAGAATTATTTGAGATACCTGTTAAATTAGCAACTGATATACGAGCGTACTGGGTTGAAcaggaaagaaaattattgagcCCCAACAACAAAgat TTAAATGAATCAATGTCCGACACAACGGGTACAGCGCATACAGTATTCAGTTTTGTTGATCATAAATTGACAGCTAAAGCTAATTCGACTGAAGACACACAAGCAGCATTAGCACAGTTGTATGCTCATATACAGGCAATGCCTGAATCAGCTAAAAAACGTCGTTTagtaaaacaatttaataagGAAAATGGACAAGGTACACCACGTcatattaaacaacaaatacgCACAAAAAGTCTTGGtgattctataaaaaaacatatttttcaaaaaaaaatattgggcagtaaaaaattaattgatattaatattgggTGTAATATAAGTAGATCGAGTAgtgaagaaaatttacaattcgaC AAATATAGTAACAAAAAGTCAATGCTGTCAacgcaaaaattattaagtaaatcaGATGATGAACTTAGTACTGATAGTTTTATATCAATTGAAAGTGATAACCTTATTCATTCAAAGTGTATAAGTAATAGAACTGGCTGTATTATTACACCAATTAGTGaacgtaaagaaaaaaaagaaatgcgTCTTTTAGACTTCGATGATAATGAGAATGATCATAGTGCATGTTTGAAGTCGGCTACGAATGGTCCACAAGATTTACTAAATGAGTTGAAGTCTtccaaaaatatgaataagaAATCTGATATATCTATTGAAGAATTTGATGATTTAATAGGAACAGAGAAACGgcatttagtaaatattacgaATAAAGTTCGCCGTCACAGTAGTGAACCaaaagatatattttcattcCAGTTCGATGATGGAAGTGCTTCTGCCTCCATATCCAGTAAATCGGATTCAATTTTGCATGTTAAAATTTCACCGAGAAAAGAAATGTTGACAACACCAGATTTATTGGACAATGCAGAAACGACTACTAgtcattgtaaaaatataaataaaatgagacACAGTGCGTCGcccaaaataaaaactaaaaattggcTAGCACATAGTGCGGCACACACGTCAACGCCATCAGATTTCTTACGTCGTAATTTACCTCATGATTATGGATTAACTCCTATAACTAATAACGATAAAAGCATGAGTCCTATTACTCAAAGTGCGACTAAAATGACTAAAGCTATGCAG gagACAATGATGACACCAAGATCAAGAAAGCCAGTAATGATATTATCTGGAACAAATATTTGTAATCTTTCAAATGTGAACAAAGCTGATGGTCAATGTGATCCTGCTAATCAATTAAAAGTtgttaatattgatattgacGGTGACGGCAGTAGTGATTCAATTAATCAAAAGTCACTGATATTAAAAACAG AACTGAATGTAACTGATCTAAATGATGATTTTATCAAGACAGAACCAAGTTGTATGTCAATAACGAGTACTTTTAgggaatatttattatctcgAAGTGTTTTAACAGCAAGTCCAGTAGATTTAAGCTTTACATCACGTACGGACGATTATGAACAATCAGAATCTGACTTAAATGTACTAGATGAAAATGGGTTGTCTGATAGTTTATTACATTGTTTAGACGGTAATATTCCAAGTTCTGATACATCTGGAGTAGTTTCTGGTAGCACTAATAATAGTCTTAATAACTCAACGGAAAAAGTCCAAGAATGTAATCCATCACCCCGGAAACGTGGTACGAGTTTGCAACGTAATGACTCGAAACGTTTAATTAAACGTTGTGAACAACTGGGCGAATCACAAGAAGATGATAATAATGTGATAGTAAGTCCAGATAATGAAATGactataaattcaattaatttcaaagACACTTTTCAAGAAACTtcattttag